The following nucleotide sequence is from Nomia melanderi isolate GNS246 chromosome 10, iyNomMela1, whole genome shotgun sequence.
GAGAACGAGCACAAGCAAGTGGAGCTGGACGAGGTGAAGGAAAAGGCTAGGGAGCTCAGCGTGCGAATGCAGGTGATGGAAGCGGAGTACGTTGAGCAGCTTGCCTTGATAAAGAATCTGATAGCCGAGAACGCTTTACTGTCGTCGAAGCAAACTCAGATTAGCGAGAAGCTGGAGAACGTGGAGAAGGAATCGGAACAGCGGAGAGTGTTGCTGGAACAGATGCAGAGGGAAGCAGTCAGTTCCGTGACGGCCACCACTCAAACGGTCGACGAAGAAGCCGTCGAGGAGGACGCGAAAATTTCCGACTCGCAGCACTGCAATCATTGCGAGCAATGTCAGACCGTGGTGCAAGCGTTGGAGGCGAAACTGCAGGAGCGAGAAGCGGAGATCGAGAACTTGGACAACGAGTTGGCTAACTCAATTGGTAATTTCGTGCAAATGCGAGAGTCGCTCAGGTACAACGACATGATGAATCAAACCGCTATGCGGAACAGGTCGTTGGAGGATCCGTACAACGATCTCTTGTTCCAATATAATGCCCTAGTGTCGAGCAACGAGGAGGTCAAAGTGAAATTGGAAGAAGCTTCGAAACAGAACAAAGACTTAGCAGAGGCGATCGAAGGTTTGCAATCCGCGAAGACTTCGTTAGAGGAGAAGATAATGGCGGCGGAGCAGGCCTTGCAGGAGACTAGATTGAACACGGAGAAGCTGGAGAACGTTGATTCGTTGAACTCCGATTTACTGAAGAAATGCGAGGACAGTGAAGCGAAGTTGTTGAACGTTCACCAAGAGATGCAGGCTGTTCGAGAGCGCGCCGATCTGCTGGAAGAGCAGTTAAGCTCTCAGACTGCGTTACTGATGTCCGAAGGGGAGCAGCGAATACAAGCGGAGAAACAGCTGGAAGACATGAAGAGCAACGTCGAGCAGGAAATAGAGTCCTTGAAGGCTGACAAGGCTGCGTGCGAGAGGACAATAGAGGACCTAAAGATCGAGTTGGAGACTTATCAGAATCAAAGTGAACGGTTTGAGAAATCGACGATTAAGAAGGAATCCCCGACTTTCGATTTCCCTACCAACGAAGCCGACAACGCGCCTCAGTTGTTCGACGCGTCGAAAATCTTCGGTGCGGCGTCCTCCTTTGGTCCCAGTCCTCTGGACGACTCGGAAGTGCTGAAACTCCAAGCGTTGTTGAACGAGAAGGAGGCGCAATGCTCGAACCTCACGCAAGAGATCAACGATCTGCAGAAGCAGATGATAGAGGAGAGGGAAACCTCGAGGAAGGAGTTGCACGTGGCGCAGACGAATCATGAGAGAGCGGAAGAATTTCTGACCGAGTCGAAGAGGGAGGTGGAGTCGTTGAACGACGAGATGCAGAATTATATGTTGCAGATAAGACAAGCGATGGGGTCTATAGAGAAGTTGTCCTCGGAACGCGACCAGCAGACCGCTTTATTGGAATCGTACAAGCTCCGGATGGCCGACTTGGAAGGGCAATTAGGAAATTCGACTGATTCGGAACTGATACAAGACTTGGAAGCCCGCGTCTCGAACATCACCAAGGAGAGGGACTTGCTGCAGTTGCAGATGAGCGACTTGTCCAGGTCGCTGGAGGAGCTGAAGGACGCCAACGAAATTGGGAAACGTCTGCAGGCGGAGATCGAGAGAACGGCGCGCGAGAGGGACGAGGCGAAAGAACTAGCGGCTAATTTGACGCGAGCTTTGGAAGACGCTCGCGAAACCGCGGCCAGAACGACCGCCGTTGCCGACTCGTTCGCCAAAGAGTCGGCGTTCGCAGAGGAGTCCTTGGCAACTCGCGCGGATTCGGATACTTCGAAGACGACCACCGACAATCTTAAAGAAACGACCCCCTCCGACACTTGGGACACTGGATCCACCGAGAAGCTGAACGTCGACGAGGAGACCTGGGGCTGGAACCCGGAAGACGCGGAATTGGCCGGCGAGCAGCAGGTCACCGCTCTAATTCCCAGCACGGAGATCCAATTGCAGGCGAAGATGGAGGATCTCGAGGATCGGATCAAGGACTTGGAGAAGGAGAGGGACAAGCTGACGGAGGAGAACAAGCATGTCCAGCTGCGGAGCGGCAAGATGATAAAGAAGCTGAAGGAGTACAAAGTGCAGGTGGAGAATCTTCAGCAGCAGTTGAAGATCCAGAAGTCGACGAGCGACTTCTACGAGCTCGACTCCGCCATAGAGGAGGAGCTGAAGTCTCAGATCAGCAGGCTGGAGAAAGCGTTGAACGAGAACAGGGAGGAGCAGAAGAGCATGGCCGCGGAGAAGGAGGCGCTGACGAAACGTCTGGACGTCGTGCTGTCGGCGAACGAGCGGTACATGGAGATGAAGGAGCGGCAGGACATGGACATGGAGGTGCTGCGTATACGGAACAAGGAGCTGTCGGACAAGGTCGAGACGCTGGACAGGCGGTTGCAGGAGGGCGCAGCCGTCGTCGAAGAGAGCGACGCTTCCCGAAACGAGGGCAGCGTTGCTCCGCTGGAAGAGGCTAAACCGGTCGATCGGCCGAAGAGATCCGTGGACGGCGAGGACTTGGAGGCCCGGTGCAAGAAGTACAAAGACGAGGTCGACGACCTCAAGGACGAGATGGAAGCGCTGGCGACGGAGAACGAACAGCTGCAGCAGGTTTTGGGCGAACTGAAGAACAAGCTGTCCGCCTTGGAGTCGAAACGGACGGCGGACGAGAACGAATCCATTCAGATCGTGGACGACCTGAACAAGAAGATCTCGGAGCTGCAGGGCATGCTGAGCAAGACTCGGGAGGAGTACGAGTTACTGAGGAAGCAGTACGAGCAAAGCTTAATGGACGCTAACGATCAGGTCTCGGTGATGAGGCAGAACGCCGATTTTCTAAAGGAGGAGACGTTCGAGAAGATCAGCAACCTGGAAGCGAAGATCGCCGATCTCCTCCGACAGATCGAAGCGTCCGAAGCGAACGGGAACAGCTTGCAGCAGAGCTTGGAGGAAGCTCTTAAGGAGAAAGCGAGGCTGGAAGATCATTGCTCCGCTTTAGTGGCCTCTTCGGAGAAGCAACTGTCCGGTATGAGCGCGTCGATGGCGGAAGTGACTGAACTGCTGAACGTCAGGATACAGGAGGTGGCGGATTTGAAACAGGAACTGCAGAGACAGTACGTGGACCACGAGGGCGTGAAAATGCAGCTGCAGGATTCGATGCAGCAGTTGAACTTGGAGCTTGCCGAGAAGAGGCAGCAAGTGGAGAGCTTGAAGAAATCCTTGCTCGACAAGGAGAACGAGGTCGTCCAACAGCAGAGCGTGGAGATGGTCAGCGCTCTGGTGAGTCAGGCCACCCAGGAGCTGGTGCAGAAGCACGCGATCGAGAtcgagaagaaagagaaagaggtcCGTCAGCTTACCGAGAGGATATCCGCATTGGAGGCGACAGCGAACAACTGTTTGCTGGAGAAGGAGAGCAGTACTGGCCAGTTCGAGGCTCAGAGGCAGGAACTGGAACGTCTGAGGAGCGAGTTAGCGGAGAAGGAATCGATCCAAGAATCTCTTCAGCAGAGTCTGACTTCGTTGAAGGAACAATTGTCCGTTAAAGAGTCACAGGTGTCCGAGAACGAGGAGACGGTTCGAGTGCTCTCCGTTCAGAACAAAGAGTACATGGAAGCTGTCGGAGACTTGCAGAAGCGTTTGAACGAGACTGAAGCGTTGTCCAGTAGCGTGCAAGATTACGTTTCGCGTGTCCAAAGTTTAGAGCACGATCTTGAGGTGACGAAAGCTTCTCTGGTCGAGACGGAGACAGCGCTCAGAAATTCCACCCAGGAAACTGCGACGTGTATGGCGAGTTTGGAGAAGGACAGAGCAGAGATGAACGAACTTCGCGCAGAAGTGCAAAAGGCTGACGCGTTGAGAAACGAGCTGCTGCAGAAAACCGAGCAGATTAATCATTTGAGTTTGGAATTAGAGGCTGCCAACGACACTTTGAACGAAGCTAGGCAGAGCTTGAACGACACGGTGTCTTCACTGGAGGCGAGCAATCGAGCACTGGCTGAGAAGCAAATGGAACTGGAGAGGCTGTCAGCTGCACCCCGTCAGAGTCCGTCTGAGATAGACGGTTTGCCCGTGTTCAGGATGGCCGACGACACTCAAAGTCTGCAGCGCACAATCGACGCTATGCAAGCCGAGCTGGATAGAAAGCAGGGCGAAATCGACAATCTGAAGCACATTTTAGACGAGAATACGTATCCCAGTATACTACAAGAGATGCAAGACAAGATGAACGTCCTGTACAACGAAAGAGCTGAACTGGAGGCTGCTCTAAGAACGGCGGAGCTGCGAATCGCGGAGAAGGACAAACAACTCGATGCTCTGACGCAACGAATGGAGGCACCGTGTCGGGAGGAATTAGTGTCCAAAGAGGAGGCGAGCATGTCCGCGAAAAGTCGGAGGTCCGCGGAGGACCAGGAGGAGATCGTGAGGCTGCAGAACGAGTTGCACACCAAAGAGCAAGAGATCAACGAGCTGAAGTACGTAATAGCCGAGAAGGACTCGCAGTTGTCCTTGCAGGCCAGCATGGAGCCGCAGTCCGACGACTTCGAGCTACGCGAGATGGTGCAGAGGCTGACCGCAGAACTGTACGCCAAGGAGCAGGAGATTCAGCATCTTAAAACGATCATCATCGGACTGGAGCAGGAAGTGTCTCAGCTGCGGGAGCTCGAGAGGCTGTCGGAGGAGACCAGGAACGCCATAGAGAAGCTGAGCGTGGAGAAGGAGCAGGTGCGAGTGCAGGCGCAAGAATTCCTAGAGCAGAAGCTGAGAGAGAAGGAGATGGAGATCAACGAGGTAAAGGAAAGGCTGTCCATCGAGAACAGAAACATTCTGAGCGAGTTGCAGTTGAGAGACAGAGACATCGAGAACCTGAGGAAGCAGCTGGAGGACTCGTCCACGGTGGGACAGAGATTAACGGACGATCTACACCAGAAAGAGGAGCTGATCGTACAGGTGAACGCGGACCTGGCGGAGAAGGAGCGCAGATTGGCCGAGCTGAGCATCACCAAAGACGCGGAGCTTCATAACTTGAAGGTGCAGATCCACGAGAAAGAAGTGCGCATCGAGGAGCTCTCGGCCCTCTTCGACGAAGAACAGAAGCAGCTGAGGGACCTGAAGAACACGCTGGAGGCCAGGGAGACTGAAATAAATTCGCTGAAGACACTCCTGGAAGATAAAGTGAAGGAGTACGAGATGATCCAGAACGTGCTGAAGAAAGACGTTTCCATCATGGACACTTCCGCGGTGCGGAACCCAGAGGCTTCGAGCGAACAGAACAGTACGTCGACCTCGCAGGAACTGGATCTTGCTCTGTACATGCTCCACCAACGAGACGTTAGATGCGAGGAGCTGACGCACGAGTTGATGCAGCTGCTGGAAGAAAGGGACACCCTGCAGCTGCGCCTGTCGAACGCTATCAGGGTGAACGAGGAGCTGAGGAAAGGAAGCAATCCCGATTTGAGTCTCACGCAAGAACCTTCTATCTCTGGAACAACTGAACCGCATGTGGAACATCCCTCGCCTTCGAAGTCCGAAGGACCAGTCGAGATTGCCAAAGAAGCCATCGATGCTCCGATTGGAGAAGACAAGGAGACTCTTGCTCTGAAGTACGTATTCTTCGTGTTCCGGTTAACTTGTCATCAGAATCTCGAGTCCAGATTATTTTCGAGGTTGTTCCTTTCACTCATTCCTCTATAAACAACTGTTTTCTATAAATGAAATTCCAGTCATTGTGAAACATTGAATTCTGTTTGTAAAATGGTACTCTGTAGCTTTCCACGTTGCACTGTTTAAAGACTACTTAATATCCGAATTTGCTTAGTATGTAGGAGACCACGAAACAAGCTTTACCAGTTGATCCATCCTCTACTCCGTAAACCCACATGTTTTACAAACACTCGAAGCTCCGGCAGAATTTCCCCAAGATGTAAATGTTTCAGTTAGAACAAAATTTTGGAGTTCCGTCCTGAATTTTACAGGCACAGAGGTttggtatatatgtatatatgttttaatatgTGCGAATCAATTTTTCCTTTAGATTTGTTTGCTTGTATCATATGAATAGattcaatttaacacgttcacgttgGCAAGAACATTtgattctttttctgtttccattGTCTTCCATTTTGATCCACTGATAAACCGGTATTACTTATGAAAAGTGAAGTGTTTAAAGTTAAAACTCGGTGCAACAGAAAAATCAGCAAATTGTCGTTAaaggaacgtgttaatgtttgaCCAGTAGCGCACACGCCCCTAGTTTTACTGTAAAAGCTAGTTTGCTCTCTAGGCTGTCACAGTTGCACACGGTGAGCCATGCGAAAGACGTGCGATTGAGGGATGAACGAGAATTGAGGCACACGCAGCAAATGTCTTTGCTAGCGCACAAAGACGTCCTAAGTACTTTGCCCCCAGAAGCAGCTGCCAGGCTCGTCAATGCGAATTATACACTATGTATGTATCATCAAACGTTAAACACGATGTTCTATCAATATCTTTATTTTCCGTACATTTTTCTGTGAATACTCTTTGATTTTTGCTTTTTACCTaggtgatatctctagtgccTATCCCTCTTTTAGTTAAGAcgtatttccatttttttggaacatgcaaattattaatatttagctTAACTTTAAGGAAGAAGAGAAATGATTCTAACGTAAAATAAATCTGCTTACAGCTAGGGATGTTCAGAGTCAATCGAGTGTTTTACTGAACTGGCTGTGGGGAAAAAGGTGAGTCTAATTTGAATGTTATTCAACTTGAAAGACTTTTGTTTCACGTGTCCTATGGTTTTCTTATAGCACGCCAAAGGTGGTACACATGTGATGGGCTTCTGACATCGGTGAAGTGGACATCCTCCTTGCCTTCTGGATACATTCCTGCCAAGTGCCAACTGCCAAGACAATTCCTGTAATTAGACTAGGCCGGACATGATAAATGCATTTGCTGTGTAGCAACGTCTTGGTCGAGTTTATCGTTGCGGGTGGCCATACTTGCGTCGAGTTACGCTCGCCCCGCCGAAGGGGATTGAAAAAGTATTTGTATTTTCGCCGTGACATTTCCGAGCGATGGTAACGGAGTCCTGCTTTCCTAGGCATCTAAACCGGAAGTCTCTCCTCTTCGGGTCAGAAGAGAGTGCCGAGGAGACGACTTCATTTGTATCATAATCGTTGTATAGCCATCGTTTTTAGGTGCACTGAACGAAGAATTGCCTTGGAGAAAACTGTATATTTCAGTTATTTTATTAGCTACGAGTACTGTTAATATTGTAAGATGTTTCCCGGGTATCGGACCGATACCCAGGAGGTGTGTTTGCTCCGATGATTACTCTTTCACGTTCTCGTAATCGTTGCGTTGCAATCTGTTCGCGTAAAATTGTGTTTCTGCGACTTGGCCGTCTTCCGATGGTTTTCCATTGGAAAGGGAAACGAGAGCTGTTCGAGAGGAACTCTGTCTCGTCGCAACAACTGATACAGTATGTTCACTGTAGCAACTTTGTCCATCGATGGTGGTGCCGTAATTGTCCGTTATTCTTTGACCATATTGATTCGAACTTTCTATTTCCACGAAATTTTGTACAGAGAAAAGTAAGCGTcggcgaataaataaattataagacgAAATATTTCTTCATCGGACGTGTTCTTTTATTGTCAAACTGATTCTCTCTCCTTTCCGATTTTCGGAACAGTCCGAAGAGGTTGATTCAGTACACACAACGTCCTATACTTTATTGATCGAACCTTGCGCGAGTACAACAAACTTAGCTAAGCAAGCGGTACTTCCTGGTCATCATTCTTCATCCTATTTCAGTTATCCTGGCAATAGTATAACTTCGTAGTATACCACGAGGATAGCCTGTTATCATAAATGAAACGAGATAACACGAGGTTGAAGtcgtagaaaaataaatccAGTTTATCGATTACTCTATTTTCCTTAGCTCATCGTGAATTGTAACGTCCCATAGAACCTTTCGGCTATCAAAAGAGGCATGATCAGGACCTCCGAGTCCACGTTCGGTTACTATAATAAATCTTTACAACGATTACCACGGATTCCGACCTCGCGCATCCCGCTGCATAATGTCAGTTTATTTCATTGCGTTTAACTATGTAAGCTGGTTTGGTCTCCAGCAGCCTCTGCGGCGTAAACGACTGTACGTGTCCACTTGTACTCGCGGTCATCTCGTAATCGCAATCAACATTCTCAATCCTCGATGATCCAAGCCTCCTATACCTCGCAATTAGCAATGTCAGCACACCGAGGATGAACAGACTAACGATTATGGACATCAAGGTGACCGCTGACGACGGATACAATTTAAATCCATCCGTGTTCCTGTAGCTCAGTGCCAAGGGATTGGGTTCGTCCCAGCTGGTCCACGTGTTGTTCCACAGTGCCGGATCTGCTCTGGGGTCACCGTCCAAGTTGCTGGGAGGCACAACGGTGAGTCTGTTCTTCATCACGATTTTCTCTAGTATCGCCAGAATTAACGGTCGCTTTTCAGCGAGGTTCACCATTTCGCAGGGATCTCTGGCTATGTTGAAGAGACAGGGCGCTCTTAGAGGATCGCAAGGGATCTACGGAGCAACAACGCGAAATTCAAACTTCGTTCGCTTCCATTGTAACTTCGTGTCACTCACCTTCTCTTCGTCTTTGACGTTGCACTCGAGTCGAGCACTCCGTCGTAACTGCAGTATCTCATCGGCGGTGAGTATCTTCTCCTGGAAGTTCGTCCTCAAGATCGCATCGTCCAGATTCCGTTTTCTCCTTTCTCTCAGTTCCATCGCTTGTCTGGCCGTTATGATTCCGGAAATCGCGACGCCTGCTTTGCTGTGCAACACCTTGTCAGGGTCGTAGACGGGAGGGACACCTTCGGCCGGGCTCCCAGACGCGCCGACCCAGTTGCTGCCGGTTTCCGTTTGACCGATCACATATTTGAAGTCGCCCCGTCTGATTGCTGTGTAATTATCGACGTCGTTGATGTTGAGCACTATCTCCGCCCTGGAGCTGGGTTTGTTCGACACCAGTGCTGGCCAAAGATTGAAGCTATCGAGGTGATTAAAGTGTTTCTCGTGCACACCTAGCGAAGATCGAGGGAGGAGAAATAAGAGGAAATTAGTTGAAGATATCACCTCAATATTAAGTAATACTCGGTTGGCTAGAAAGTTTCTCCTGCTTTTTAATCCGGCATTAAGTGGCTTCAGTGCATTTAAGTAGTACAGTGTATAATTTACTTAGTGGATATTTAATGAGGAAGGTTTAAATTCAACAGCTAAACAAACCAGTTGTAATCGATACTAGTAGCTTACTAGTAgctttaaaaagaaatttatttgaaaagcaAGAAGACTTGGTCCATATTCCCACAATTCGTTGACTCACCTGCAGCGGCCAGCAACGTAGGAAACCAATCCGCCACGAAcatcatttgattcgatactcTCTTCGACTGTTGGATCAGTGGGCTCCAAATAGCTGCGACTCCGCGTGTTCCTCCTTCCCAGGGGCTGTCTTTCATCTGCAAAATAATCGAACATTTAGCTCCAAACCCTGTACACGAAGTTTCTCACACGAATATctataaagaaacaatttacGCCTCGGAGCGGATAATTGCTGCCTTGATTACTCAGGAAACCTTCGGTTGGCGCGCCGTTGTCGCTCATGAATAACACTATACTGTTTTCCAGCATTCCACGGGTCCTCAGAGCGTCCATCACGTCGCCGACGCTTTGGTCCAATTTCGATACGACAGCTGTGAACAGGTGAACAATACGAATTTTAAAAGATTCCGCAAAGATCACCGACGGTACAAGACTTGCAGCTGATTAAAAATCTTATAATTTCGAGGAAGAAGCGGTTTACCAGCTTGAATTCTTCTTTCAGGGTCCACGATGTACGCGAACTTCGCGATTTCCTCGTCAGGAGCTCGCAGCAGTTGATTCTGGTTGCCTTTGTGAGGCGCCAGGTGAGCCAGATAGAGGAACATCGGCTGATTCGCGTCGTGTTCTCTGATCAATCTCACTGCTTCGTTGGTGAAGAGGTCGGTGGAGTACTGGCCACTGGTGTCCCAAGCGACAGAAAGGTTCCGTCGCATGTCGAAGCCACGGAAGTTCGAAAACTCTCCCATCTGCGAAACATTCGGACGCTTAATTGCAATAATCTATTCGGAGGCTGTTCGGCGAAACTcgcgaaacgaaatgaaaacggCAATCTGAACGGTCTCGACGGCGTTTCAAGATGGCGGAACAGTAACGGTTCGTTTCGTTTACATTCGGAGTTTCTCCGGGCGAAGCGTGTTAAAAGCGTCGCTGGTAAAATGATCTGATCGAGTAATTACTGGTTCTTGGGTGATATGCGTGTAATAATCTTGCAGACCGTTCCAGTAGCCGAAATGGGAATCGAAACCGCGGTACGTGGGAGTGTACGCTTTCCTGTGGAAGCCTAGGTGCCACTTGCCGACCGCGTGGGTCTTGTAGCCTGCTCCTTTCAAGTACTGTAACATCAAATTTGAATATCAGTCTCATCACTTCTGTGTCAACGTTGATACTACGCTGGTCGACGTTAGTTTCAACGCAGTGGAGAGTAGCAACGTGATGCGTGAATATAAATGGtaaatgaaattgattattCGAACTTTAAACGACTGTGATAcaataatagttttatttaacatGAACATCAAGTTTTATActagaaatataaatagatataacGATCAACGTAGAATAGAAATTCTGTTCTAGAAATAAGTCTACAGTCAGATTCGGAATGGCATTAATATACTGCGATATATCCCAAGCGTAAACGTTTGTTTGACGATCTACCTGAGGCAACAGTTTCTCGGTTAACGGCAGCCCTCGCGGCTCAGCGGGGAGGATAACAGAATGTTGCATGCCTAGGTGAATCGGGTTCTTTCCAGTCATTAGAGCAGTTCTGCTTGGTGTGCATAATGCTGGGACGTAATGGTTATTCAAGATGATCCCGTTGTACGCGAGAGCATCGATGTTCGGCGTCGGTATTTGATCGGACCCGTGAAAGCTCACATCGTTCCAACCCTAGAGTTATAAGTTAATGTTCGAATGTTATCGATGATTAATCGAAGATCAGGTATTCTTAACGAAGCTTAGAATAATTATGTTAATCGTGCCCACCATGTCGTCGGCGAGAATGATGATGATATGAGGCTTCTGTTTCTTCGTCTGATGACGACGACACTCGTCATCGAAGTCAAATTCTTCGTCTGTCACTTTCACTGCCAACGGAATGCTCGTCTCCGCCGTCAGCCTCGAC
It contains:
- the LOC116434360 gene encoding arylsulfatase B isoform X2, which gives rise to MTVTFAWKLLILMVLSDLLVTSAVAFFFSSLLSRLTAETSIPLAVKVTDEEFDFDDECRRHQTKKQKPHIIIILADDMGWNDVSFHGSDQIPTPNIDALAYNGIILNNHYVPALCTPSRTALMTGKNPIHLGMQHSVILPAEPRGLPLTEKLLPQYLKGAGYKTHAVGKWHLGFHRKAYTPTYRGFDSHFGYWNGLQDYYTHITQEPMGEFSNFRGFDMRRNLSVAWDTSGQYSTDLFTNEAVRLIREHDANQPMFLYLAHLAPHKGNQNQLLRAPDEEIAKFAYIVDPERRIQAAVVSKLDQSVGDVMDALRTRGMLENSIVLFMSDNGAPTEGFLSNQGSNYPLRGMKDSPWEGGTRGVAAIWSPLIQQSKRVSNQMMFVADWFPTLLAAAGVHEKHFNHLDSFNLWPALVSNKPSSRAEIVLNINDVDNYTAIRRGDFKYVIGQTETGSNWVGASGSPAEGVPPVYDPDKVLHSKAGVAISGIITARQAMELRERRKRNLDDAILRTNFQEKILTADEILQLRRSARLECNVKDEEKIPCDPLRAPCLFNIARDPCEMVNLAEKRPLILAILEKIVMKNRLTVVPPSNLDGDPRADPALWNNTWTSWDEPNPLALSYRNTDGFKLYPSSAVTLMSIIVSLFILGVLTLLIARYRRLGSSRIENVDCDYEMTASTSGHVQSFTPQRLLETKPAYIVKRNEIN
- the LOC116434360 gene encoding arylsulfatase I isoform X1 yields the protein MDVFLLITGYLSPSTVLHAFCRQLAFEMTVTFAWKLLILMVLSDLLVTSAVAFFFSSLLSRLTAETSIPLAVKVTDEEFDFDDECRRHQTKKQKPHIIIILADDMGWNDVSFHGSDQIPTPNIDALAYNGIILNNHYVPALCTPSRTALMTGKNPIHLGMQHSVILPAEPRGLPLTEKLLPQYLKGAGYKTHAVGKWHLGFHRKAYTPTYRGFDSHFGYWNGLQDYYTHITQEPMGEFSNFRGFDMRRNLSVAWDTSGQYSTDLFTNEAVRLIREHDANQPMFLYLAHLAPHKGNQNQLLRAPDEEIAKFAYIVDPERRIQAAVVSKLDQSVGDVMDALRTRGMLENSIVLFMSDNGAPTEGFLSNQGSNYPLRGMKDSPWEGGTRGVAAIWSPLIQQSKRVSNQMMFVADWFPTLLAAAGVHEKHFNHLDSFNLWPALVSNKPSSRAEIVLNINDVDNYTAIRRGDFKYVIGQTETGSNWVGASGSPAEGVPPVYDPDKVLHSKAGVAISGIITARQAMELRERRKRNLDDAILRTNFQEKILTADEILQLRRSARLECNVKDEEKIPCDPLRAPCLFNIARDPCEMVNLAEKRPLILAILEKIVMKNRLTVVPPSNLDGDPRADPALWNNTWTSWDEPNPLALSYRNTDGFKLYPSSAVTLMSIIVSLFILGVLTLLIARYRRLGSSRIENVDCDYEMTASTSGHVQSFTPQRLLETKPAYIVKRNEIN